One part of the Roseomonas gilardii genome encodes these proteins:
- a CDS encoding hemerythrin domain-containing protein, with protein MVETTQPGAQLFRLCERWQGDLDQRIRALAGDHASLRQLCDRLERIADRLPHLPEMEEKQAVSRELRVLVPRHQQQEQALLAMLFPGTDGTGLRRCVLDRIRGQHALDELHARDLGGQLDAAVPGALAEDAEALGYMLRCFFDGYRRALAFEELAILTLARARLSPATVAILSASLEADPQA; from the coding sequence ATGGTGGAGACGACACAGCCAGGGGCACAGCTCTTCCGGCTCTGCGAGCGGTGGCAAGGGGACCTGGACCAGCGCATCCGCGCCCTGGCCGGGGACCATGCCTCGCTGCGTCAGCTCTGCGACCGGCTGGAACGCATCGCGGACCGGCTGCCGCATCTCCCGGAGATGGAGGAGAAGCAGGCCGTGAGCCGCGAGCTGCGCGTCCTCGTGCCGCGTCACCAGCAGCAGGAGCAGGCCCTCCTGGCCATGCTCTTTCCCGGGACGGACGGCACGGGGCTGCGGCGCTGTGTCCTCGACCGGATCAGGGGGCAGCACGCGCTGGACGAGCTGCATGCCAGGGACCTGGGCGGGCAACTGGACGCCGCCGTCCCCGGAGCGCTGGCGGAGGATGCCGAGGCGCTGGGCTACATGCTCCGCTGCTTCTTTGACGGCTATCGCCGCGCCCTGGCCTTCGAGGAACTGGCCATCCTGACCCTGGCCCGCGCGCGCCTTTCCCCGGCCACGGTAGCCATCCTCTCGGCCAGCCTGGAAGCCGATCCGCAGGCGTGA